A region of the Leucobacter komagatae genome:
CGGTCTGGATGCGCGTCGACTTCGACACACGCACCTCGCGCTCGTTGAACGAGATACCGCCGTAGAGGTAGCTCGTCGCGGCGCCGACTAGCAGCGCGATGAGTACGACCGCCGAGGCGAACGCCGTCACCGACTGCCAGAGGGGCAGGTCAAAAAGGAAGAAGGAGATGTCGAAGCCGAACTGCGCGTCTTTTTCGCCAGCGGGTTCGGAGTTCCACCACAGCAGCACGGTGCGCCAGCTCGACGCGGCAGCGATGCCAGCGAAGATGCCGAGCACGGCGGGGAGCAGCCACTTTACGAGGCGCCGCAGGGGCTCAACCACCTCCTGGTAGCGGTCAAGCTGCGCGGTCAACCGTGCGTAGACGGGCCGCTTGCGGTAGGCAATGTCGATGGCGAGGAACACCGGGATCGACATCGCAAGGAAGCCGACGATGAACATGGCGCCTGCCGCGATCCACTGCGTCGCAAACACGGGCAGGTACCCGAGCTGGTTGAACCACAGGACCTCAGTCATCACTGACGAGACCGCGAGGAACGCGATAATCAGCGCTACCACGAGAACAATCGTGATTGCGAGCGGGGAAAGACGGCGCGATCGGGGGGCAGAAGTAGTCTGTTCGGTCACCCTCCAAGCGTAGCGTTTAGCCGCTGAAATTCCTGTGCGAGCCGCAATCGGGCGACACCTGTTCGCAGTGGGCGCAATGAAATGCCGCATCTCTCGGTGCCGTCACACCTCGCGTGCCGTAGCGTTATTCGTGTACGAGGCATGAGGAGAACGCCGTGAGCAACGACGATATGCAGCCAGACGGCCCCAACGACTCGTCGGGGCCAAACTTTGAGGAACTGCAGCGGATGCTGCAGAACATGCTGAGCGGTCAACAGGACGGCGAGCTTGATCCGAGCGTGCTCGCCAATGCTGCCGGCATCTCGGCAGACCCCGCGGTGCTGAACGCGCTGTTCTCGACGCTGCGCGGGGCGATGTCGAACCCGAGCGACAAGATTGACTGGTCGGTCGCGCGCCGCACCGCGCTCGATGCCGCTGGTGGCGAGACATCTGCGGATCCCGGTCCGGCGAACCGCGCCTTCCCACTCGCGTCACTGTGGCTCGATGAGGCGACCGAGCTCGGCCCGGTGTCTGACTCGCCGCGCACGGTCAACAGGATCGAGTGGGTTCAGCGGTCGATTGACACGTGGATCAGCCTGGCGGAGCCCGTCGCGGAGTCCGTTTCACAGGCGCTCATGAACTCGATGAGCACGCAGCTCCCCGAGGAGATGGCCGCAGCGTTGCAGCAGGCGACCCCAATGCTTCGAAGCGTCGGCGGCGCACTGTTCGCCGTGCAGCTCGGCTCGATCGTCGGGCAGCTCTCGGGCGAGGTCGTCTCGGCCGGCGACGTTGGGATCCCGCTCTTTGAGGGCCCGGGATTCGAGGGCGGGGCGCTCTTGCCGAGCGGCATTCAGAAGTTCGCGGAGGGCCTGGATCAGGATCTCGAGGCGGTCACCCTCTACCTCGCCGTGCGCGAGCTCGCGCACGCGCGGCTGTTCCGGCACACCAAGTGGCTGCGGCTGCACCTCCTTACGGCGATCACGGATTACGCGCGCGGGATCCATATCGATACCGACCGGATCGAGGAGCTGTCGCGCGATTTGGATCCGTCGCAACCGGAACAGATTCAGGAGATCCTCGCGAGCGGCGCGCTCATTCCGCCGAAGACCGCGTCGCAGGAGGCCGCTCACGAGCGCCTCGAGACGATGCTCGCGCTCATCGAGGGCTGGGTTGACATCGTGACCGAAGACGCGACGAGCCGCCTTCCGGGCGCGGGTGCGATCGCGGAGATGGTGCGCCGACGCCGCGCGACGGGCGGGCCAGGCGAACGTGCCTTCGCCGCGCTCGCGGGCCTGGAACTGCGCCCGCGCAGGCTCCGTGAGGCCGCCGCGATGTGGCGGGCTGTCGCTGACCGCGGTGGCATCGCCGCCCGCGACGGGCTCTGGTCACACCCCGACATCATGCCGACAGCTGAGGAGCTCGACGCTCCCGATCTGCTGCTCAGCCGAATCGGCCTGCTCGGCGACGGTGCGCCCGAAGCTGACCCATTTGACGATGAGCTGCGTAAGCTGCTGAGCAGCGAGCTGCCCTCGAACGACGGCGACACCGCGGCCGGCCACGGTGAGGCGCCTGAGGACGATTCCCCCGAGGACACGCCCAAGCAGTAGGTTCCCGGCCCGGGTGGCTGGAGCGCGGACCCCGCCGCCCGGGCCGCTTCGCGCACAGCCCTGACTGGCCCGGCCCTCCAGAGCCGGCACTGTGGAGAACGTCGCCCCGCGGTGCCCGCGGGGCGACACTGCTTGCATGCCTTCCACACTCCCACTCACACAGATCGCCCCCGACCATCCCGTCGTCTGGGAAAACGAGACGACCATTCGCGTCGGGTTCGACCGGGCGCTCGCGCGCGTCGCCGCGTCATCTCCAGCGAGCCAGGTCGTCATAGCGAAGCTCATCCGGGGCGCTACGAAGGCCGAGCTCGCAGAGAGCGGCACACGCGTCGTTGATCGCGTGCTCGCAGACCTCTCCCCCGTGCTCCGCTATACCGCTGTTGCCCAGGGCGGGGCTCGGCAGCGGCTCGCCGAGGGGGTAGGCGCCCAACACTCGGGCTCAGCCGGGTTCACCCCGGCCGCAGAGCTCCGGGCGTCGCCCAAGCTCCCCGCGCCACCAGCGCTCCAGGGCGCAGCAGGCACGCGGGTGCGCACCGCGGGTGTGCCGACGCTCACCGCGCGACTCTCGGACGACGGGCGCGAAGTACCCGGGCTGCGGGCGGCGCTCGAGGGGCCGGGCGCCTGCGACCTCAGACGAACGACGGCGCAGCCCGACCTCGTGATCGAGGTGCACCGGTTCCTCGAACCCCTCGGCCGCACCGCACGGTGGCTGCGCGCGGGCATACCGCACCTCATGCTCAGGTTTACCGACGACGCGGCTCGCATCGGCCCGCTCGTCGCGCCCGACGGGGCGCCGTGTCACGGCTGCGAGGGGCTGCACCTCACCGACGCTGACCCGGCACTTCCCGCGATCGCTTCGCAGCTGTACGGCACGGTTCCGAGTAGCGAGACACCCGAGGTCGCGCAGCTCACCGCCGCCGTCGCGGTGTACTTCCTCAGCGCCTGGCGGCGGCGCGAACGCTGGGTGCACGACCGGCAACTCGAGCTCCCGGTCGCTGGGGGCACGCTGTCAGCGTTCCCCAAGCTCACCCGAATTCGCACGCACACCGAGTGTGGCTGCGCGATCAGTGCCCGACCCCGGCCTCCGCCACAAATCGAGACGGCACGCGAGACACCCGGGCCGCGCTCGCGAACCCCGAGAGGAGCAGCACGTCGCGCGCACGAGTGAAGGCGACGTAGGCGAGCCGCCGTTCCTCCTCGATCGCCTGCTCGGTCTGCGCGTGAGAGATCGGAAAGATCCCTTCGCTCAGCCCGACGACGTGCACGAGCGGCCACTCGAGGCCCTTCGCGGCGTGCACCGCGCTCAGCGTCACGGCCTCCACCTTGGGCTCGTGCTGCGAGCGCTGGCGCGCGAGGAGCTCCTCACTGAACTTCACGATCGTCGTGCCGGCCGGCATCTCGTCGGCGAGCGAGAGGATCGAGTTGAGCGCCTCCCAGCGCTCGCGCTCCGCGGAGCCCTCGGGTGGCTTGGCTGACCACCCCACCTCCCGCAGCATGTCGCTCACGATCTGGAACAGTGGCCTATCGTCGCCTGCCTTCGCCTGGCCGCGGATGAGGAGGATCGCCCGTCGAACGTCGGCTCGGTCGTAGAACCGCTGCGCACCGTGTACACGGATCGGGATGCCTTCGCTCGCGAGCGCTTCCTCGATCCTCGCTGACTGCGCGTTGGTGCGGTACAGCACCGCGATGTCTGAGGCCGGGGTGCCGCTCGCGCGGGCCATCCTGATCGCCTGGGCGACGGCGCGCGCCTCGTCCTGCTCCGTTTGGAACCAGGAGAACTGCGGGGGCGTGGGTGTGACCCCCCGCGCTGACGCCGGAGCGCCGTCGCCTGTGCCCTCGACACCGCGCATGGGGCTGAGCTGCAGCGCGCCAGGCTTGTCGCGCATGAGCTTGTTCGCCCCGAGCACGATCGGCGGAGTCGACCGGTAGTTGCGTTCAAGCCGGAACTCGCGCGCGTTCGGGTACTCGGCGCCGAACCGTAGCAGGAACGAGCTCGATGCCCCGGCAAACGAGTAGATGGTCTGGCTCGCGTCGCCGACGACGCACAGGTCGTCGCGCGCGCCGAGCCAGAGCTTCAGCAGGTGGTGCTGGAGGGGCGAAACGTCTTGGAACTCGTCGACGGTGAAGAAGCGGTACTGTTCGCGAACCTGCAGCGCGGCGCGCGGCTCGACCTCGAGCATGCCGGAGAGCAGCACGAGCACATCCTCGAAGTCGATCTGCTTTCGCTCTTCGAGGAGCTTCGTGTATCCGTCGTGAATATCAATGAGCTTTTCGCTGTCTACCCCGGCGAGCGCTGGCCTGAGCGGGAGGTGCTGCGCGTACGCGTCGATACTCAGCAGCGACACCTTTCGCCACTCGATCTCGGCGGCAATGTCGCGAAGGGTCTCGGCGCCGAGCCGCAACCCCATCGATTCGACGGTCTGCGAGATCGCGGCAACCTTGCCGGGGAGCACCTGCGGCGCGTCTCCCCCGACGAACTGCGGCCAGAAATGGCTGAGCTGCGCGAGCGCCGCTCCGTGGAAGGTACGCGCTCGGACGCCGTCGGCGCCGAGCTCGCGCAGCCTCCCCTGCAGCTCGCCCGCGGCCTTCCGGGTGAAGGTCACCGCGAGCACGCGCTGCGGATCGTACGCGCCCGTTTTGACGCCGTAGGCGATGCGGTGGGTGATCGCGCGGGTCTTGCCCGTTCCCGCGCCCGCGAGCACGGAGACCGGCCCGCGAAGGGCCTCGGCGATCTGGCGCTGGTCGGGGTCGAGCGCGTCGAGGATGCCCCCGGCGTCGCCCGTCACGAGACGTCGCCCCGCGCCCAGCTGTCGAGCATCCAGCCGGCGATCGACAGGGCGCCGGGAAGGCCGAGCCCCGCGTGCGGTGAGCGCACTTCATCGCGGGTGAACCAGCGAAGCTCGGAGATCTCGGTGGGGTCTGCGATGAGCGCCTCGGGGTCTTGCCCCTCGGCGAGCTCGGCCCGGAACCCGAGCATGAGGGAGCGCGGGAACGGCCATGGCTGCGAAGCAACGTAGGTCACCTCGCCCACGCGCACCCCGGCCTCCTCGAACACCTCGCGCCGCACCGCGTTCTCAAGGGTCTCGCCAGCCTCAACGAACCCCGCGAGCAGCGAGAACCGCCCGGATTCCCAGAGCACGTTCGAGCCGAGCAGCACCCGGTCGCCGTGAGTAATCAGCACGATGACCGCGGGGTCCGTGCGCGGAAACAGCTCAGCACCGCCCGCGGTTCGCCGCGACCACCCGCCGTCGGCGACCTCGGTGGGCTCACCGTCGCGGGGCGAGAACGTGGCAGACTCGTGCCACCGCAGCACGGCGAGCGCCATCGTGACGAGCTCGCGCTCTGCCGGTTCGAGGTGCAGCGCCGCTTGGAAGGTGTGCCGCCAGCTCACGCCCGGCTCGGCAGCGGGTCCTGCGGGCCCCTCGGCACCCGCATCCCCTGCACCCTCGCTCGCTTCCGCGTTCGCGGCCACGGCAAACACGGGTGTTCCGTCGCGCCGCCCAAGGTACACCCGTTCAGACGCGGGCGTGGGCACCGCGGAGGTCGGCAGCAGCGCAAGGCCGCGGCTGGCTTCCGTCACGGGGATGTTGGGGCCACTCACGCGCAGCACGAGCGCGCCGGGAGCCGCCCAGGCCGCTTCGAGGGCTTCGGCCGAGCCGCGCGTCGGCGCGTCTCGATCGATCAGTCCCCCAGCCAATGGCACGCGTTCCACACTCATACATCGATCTTCTCAGACTTCTCGCGCTGCCCAACGCAGCTTTTGCTCAGAGACTCCTGTTCGGTGCGCGTGGCGCAGCGCATGATCCTCGCCCAGTGCCTACGCTAATTGGCATGGCGTCCCTCACCCTCACCCTCGCAGCGCTCGCAACATCGGCGGTGCCCGGCCTCGTCGCGGTCGCGGTGCGGCCGCACCACTCGGCGGGCGAGGAGTTCGCCGCCGCCGTGCTGACAACGCCAGACGACGAGGTCATCGTGAGCGTGCCGCGCACCCAGCAGGCCGAAACGCAGCAGTCGGCCGCGCTGCTCGGGCTCGCGGCCCTCACCGACGGCGCCCGCGCCGAGCTCCCGTTCGAGGTGCCGCGCTCGCTCGGCATGACGCGCGCCGGTGACACGCGCGCGGTCGCGACAACGTACCTTCCCGGCGCGCGATTTGATGTCTCGGATCTTGCGTCTGACGCGATCCTCATCGACTCGATTGCGGGGAGTCTCGCCGCGATCCATTCGCTCCCGCGGAGCGTCGCTCAGCAGGGCGGCCTCGTGGAGCGAACCGCTCGGGATCAGCGCCTGCTCGTGACCCGGCTCGTCGACCGGGCGCAGGCCACCCGCTATCTGCCCGAGACAGTGAATGCGCGCTGGAATGAGGTGCTGGAGGCGGCCGAGCTGTGGGACTTCGAGCCGCGCATGGTGCACGGTGCGTTCACGGCCGATGCGCTGCTCGTCGACGACGACCGCGTGGTCGGGGTGCTCGACTGGTCAGGGCTGTCTGTCGGTGACCCGGCGAGCGACCTGGCGTGGCTGCTCGAAGCCGGCGACGGAGTCTTCGACGCCGTGGTCTCGCGGTACGCGAAGCGCTCCGGCGTCGGGGATTCGGCCGCCCTGCGCGGCAGAGCGGCGCTCTACCACGAGCTCGAGATTGCGAAGTGGCTCTTGCACGGCGTCGACGCGCACGACAGCGAAGTTATCGACGACGCCGTCGGCATGCTTGACCGCCTCGTTGACCGGCTCAGCATTCTCGAGGCTCCCGTTCCCGGCCGCAACCCCATCAACGAAGCAGCCGCGATCGAACTGCTCGAGCAGACACCCGACGTGCCAGACAGGCTCTCGGAGACGGCCGCGTTCGAGGCCCTCGATGAGGATCGCATGTTCGGCTTCGACACCGACTTCATCGAGCCGCTCCCCAGTGACTCCAATTCGAGTGATGCTGAGGGAGACGACGCGGGTGACGCGCAAGACGAGCAGCTCACCGAGCCCGTTGACGAACTGTTGACCGAGCCGATCAGCGACGACGATCTCCCTGCTCGCCCGCGCGACTAGCTGCATGAGGCCAAGACATTGTTGACCCGTGATGGTGCCGCAGAACGGTAGCAAGCGCCGTTCTCGGTGATCATCCGCTCGACGTGGGTGATGCGGTGCGCGGCGAATCACTCGCGGGCCCGGTTCAGGAACGCGACGGCGGTGGTGGCCAGTTCGTTTTCGAGCGATTCCGTGTATGCCACGCGGGTGTGCCCGTCGATCGCGAAATGGAGGTAGCCGTACCTGGCTCGTGCTCCTCGGGTTCTACCCCGGGCAGCGGCACGAGCCTCGGGGCTGCCGCTGCCGTGCGCCCGCCCACCGTCGAGGTTGGATATGCGTCCGAAGTCCTCGACGTCGAGATCCACCATCTGCCCGGCATGCCTTGCCATGATCGTCTGGGGTTGCCGGATCGCCTCGCCGGGTGTCGCGCGTAGCTCCCGGATTGGAGTAGACGAGCGGTCAAGCAGGGCGAGTTCGCGTGGGCCACTTGGACACTTAGCTCTTGGCGGGTGCGATCAGCCGTAGAAGGGAAATGGTGAGCAGCAAGGCGGCTGCGGTCGTGATGACGGCCACCCATACGGGTCCGAGCGCGCCGGGTACCACGCCGAGCGCGGCAGCGGCCAGCACGGGACCGACTGCTGCGCCCACGTTGAGTGCCGCGGTCGCGTACGAGCCCGCCATGGTGGGCGCACCCGCTGCCGAATACAGCACTCGCGTAATCAGCGTGCTCCCGACAGCGAACCCCAACACACCCTGCGCGAAAACGAGCCCGAGCAGGGCAACGGGGTTCGTCGCGAAGAACGTCAACGCGATCCACCCGAGCAAAAGACCGCTTCCCCCGGCCACGATCACGATTCGAGGTCGGGCATCCGAGAGCCGTCCTGCAACAGTGACACCCATGAAGGAACCGACGCCGAAGAGCACAAGCGCCACCGACACCGACCACTGGCTCATGCCGGCGGTATCTGTAACGATCGGCGCGAGGAAGGTCAGCGTCGCAAAGGTGCCGGCATTCACCAGGGAAGCCACCATCATCGTTAGAACGAGGCGCGGAGAGGCAAGCTGCGCCAACTCCACCCGCAGCGAGGTCGAGGACGAATCCTCCCTTGACGTGTCGTCAGCTTGATTGGTGAAGCCCACGGCAATGCCGATCGCAGCGGGGGCACAGAGTAGAGCGATCGCCCAGAACGTCGATTGCCAGCCAAGTGCCGCACCAAGTAGAGCACCCGCCGGGACGCCGGCGACGGTTGCGACGGTGGTACCCGCCAGCAGAACCGCCACGGCCCGACCTTTAGCGTCGGGTGCCACGAGCTTCGTCGCCGCACCCAGCGCGACCGCCAAGAAGCCCGCATTGACAATCGCGGCGATCACACGCGTGATGAACAGAACACTGAACTCAGCGGTCAGCGCCCCGACGACATGTGCCGCCGCGAATACAAACACGCAACCCAAGAGTGTCGATTTCACAGGGAGGCGACGAGTGAGCGCGGCCATCGTAGGTGCGCCGATCACCATGCCTGCGGCAAACGCCGATGTCAGAAGACCAGCGGTTCCCACGGAGACATCGAAGTGTGAGGAGATGTCGGGCACGAGGCCGGCGAGCATGAACTCGGAAGTGCCCATGGCGAATACCACCAGGGCAAGAAGATAGAGAGCGAAAGGCATCGAGGTAGCTCCGAAGCGAGAGTACGAACAAGAGAACGTCTCGTCACAACGGTCAGCACCCAAAGGGCACCCGAATGTCGTGCTGCGCACACTCGGGCAGCAGAGAGCCGAGGGCTCAGCGAAGGTGAGGGGCTGACGGCGTGACCGAAAGCCCCTGAGTGTCTGATTCAGGGCTCGACATGTATCTCACTCTACCCGTCGGTGCCGCTACCCCCAAGAGAAGTCAACAACCTCATGTCCAGCAACAGCTAGCTGGTTTCACCCACGAGTTTCTCGGCTGCCCCGAGCCACGCCTCCTCAAGTTCAGCGAGCGTGCGCACTTCCGTGCCGCGAATCTCGACGTCCTCGGCAACGTAGAACAGCGATACGTCGATGCGCTCGGGCTCGATGCCCGCCCACTGGGCGTAGGCGTGGCGGTACAGGTCGAGCTGGAAGAACCTGCTCTCGCGCTCGGCATCGGTCGCCGGGGCCCGCCCAGACTTCCAGTCGACGACCTCGAAGCGAGATGCTGCTTCACCGTCGGCCGCG
Encoded here:
- a CDS encoding zinc-dependent metalloprotease → MSNDDMQPDGPNDSSGPNFEELQRMLQNMLSGQQDGELDPSVLANAAGISADPAVLNALFSTLRGAMSNPSDKIDWSVARRTALDAAGGETSADPGPANRAFPLASLWLDEATELGPVSDSPRTVNRIEWVQRSIDTWISLAEPVAESVSQALMNSMSTQLPEEMAAALQQATPMLRSVGGALFAVQLGSIVGQLSGEVVSAGDVGIPLFEGPGFEGGALLPSGIQKFAEGLDQDLEAVTLYLAVRELAHARLFRHTKWLRLHLLTAITDYARGIHIDTDRIEELSRDLDPSQPEQIQEILASGALIPPKTASQEAAHERLETMLALIEGWVDIVTEDATSRLPGAGAIAEMVRRRRATGGPGERAFAALAGLELRPRRLREAAAMWRAVADRGGIAARDGLWSHPDIMPTAEELDAPDLLLSRIGLLGDGAPEADPFDDELRKLLSSELPSNDGDTAAGHGEAPEDDSPEDTPKQ
- a CDS encoding ATP-dependent helicase; translated protein: MTGDAGGILDALDPDQRQIAEALRGPVSVLAGAGTGKTRAITHRIAYGVKTGAYDPQRVLAVTFTRKAAGELQGRLRELGADGVRARTFHGAALAQLSHFWPQFVGGDAPQVLPGKVAAISQTVESMGLRLGAETLRDIAAEIEWRKVSLLSIDAYAQHLPLRPALAGVDSEKLIDIHDGYTKLLEERKQIDFEDVLVLLSGMLEVEPRAALQVREQYRFFTVDEFQDVSPLQHHLLKLWLGARDDLCVVGDASQTIYSFAGASSSFLLRFGAEYPNAREFRLERNYRSTPPIVLGANKLMRDKPGALQLSPMRGVEGTGDGAPASARGVTPTPPQFSWFQTEQDEARAVAQAIRMARASGTPASDIAVLYRTNAQSARIEEALASEGIPIRVHGAQRFYDRADVRRAILLIRGQAKAGDDRPLFQIVSDMLREVGWSAKPPEGSAERERWEALNSILSLADEMPAGTTIVKFSEELLARQRSQHEPKVEAVTLSAVHAAKGLEWPLVHVVGLSEGIFPISHAQTEQAIEEERRLAYVAFTRARDVLLLSGFASAARVSRVPSRFVAEAGVGH
- the nudC gene encoding NAD(+) diphosphatase, with product MSVERVPLAGGLIDRDAPTRGSAEALEAAWAAPGALVLRVSGPNIPVTEASRGLALLPTSAVPTPASERVYLGRRDGTPVFAVAANAEASEGAGDAGAEGPAGPAAEPGVSWRHTFQAALHLEPAERELVTMALAVLRWHESATFSPRDGEPTEVADGGWSRRTAGGAELFPRTDPAVIVLITHGDRVLLGSNVLWESGRFSLLAGFVEAGETLENAVRREVFEEAGVRVGEVTYVASQPWPFPRSLMLGFRAELAEGQDPEALIADPTEISELRWFTRDEVRSPHAGLGLPGALSIAGWMLDSWARGDVS
- a CDS encoding phosphotransferase, whose translation is MASLTLTLAALATSAVPGLVAVAVRPHHSAGEEFAAAVLTTPDDEVIVSVPRTQQAETQQSAALLGLAALTDGARAELPFEVPRSLGMTRAGDTRAVATTYLPGARFDVSDLASDAILIDSIAGSLAAIHSLPRSVAQQGGLVERTARDQRLLVTRLVDRAQATRYLPETVNARWNEVLEAAELWDFEPRMVHGAFTADALLVDDDRVVGVLDWSGLSVGDPASDLAWLLEAGDGVFDAVVSRYAKRSGVGDSAALRGRAALYHELEIAKWLLHGVDAHDSEVIDDAVGMLDRLVDRLSILEAPVPGRNPINEAAAIELLEQTPDVPDRLSETAAFEALDEDRMFGFDTDFIEPLPSDSNSSDAEGDDAGDAQDEQLTEPVDELLTEPISDDDLPARPRD
- a CDS encoding Cmx/CmrA family chloramphenicol efflux MFS transporter, which codes for MPFALYLLALVVFAMGTSEFMLAGLVPDISSHFDVSVGTAGLLTSAFAAGMVIGAPTMAALTRRLPVKSTLLGCVFVFAAAHVVGALTAEFSVLFITRVIAAIVNAGFLAVALGAATKLVAPDAKGRAVAVLLAGTTVATVAGVPAGALLGAALGWQSTFWAIALLCAPAAIGIAVGFTNQADDTSREDSSSTSLRVELAQLASPRLVLTMMVASLVNAGTFATLTFLAPIVTDTAGMSQWSVSVALVLFGVGSFMGVTVAGRLSDARPRIVIVAGGSGLLLGWIALTFFATNPVALLGLVFAQGVLGFAVGSTLITRVLYSAAGAPTMAGSYATAALNVGAAVGPVLAAAALGVVPGALGPVWVAVITTAAALLLTISLLRLIAPAKS